One genomic region from Burkholderia latens encodes:
- a CDS encoding quinone oxidoreductase family protein — protein MPKAIRYDHPGGPDVMKWVDVEVGAPKAGEVRIRQHAVGLNYIDVYFRTGLYPQPLPGGLGMEAAGEVTAVGDGVTAFKAGDRVAYVGQPPGAYAQERVMPAERLVKLPDGISYDDAASVMLQGLTAHYLLRRTYPVKAGDTILIHAAAGGVGLLVCQWAKALGATVIGTVGSDEKAALAKAHGCDHPVVYTRENFTQRVKEITNGAGVPVVYDSIGKDTYIGSLDCLAPLGYFVSFGNASGPLPPIDSKEFSSRGSLFFTRPTLFSYIAKRADLEGAAAELFDVILSGKVKTSINQRYPLAEVGRAHADLESRKTTGSTILVP, from the coding sequence ATGCCGAAAGCAATCCGATACGACCATCCCGGCGGCCCGGACGTGATGAAGTGGGTCGACGTCGAAGTCGGCGCGCCGAAGGCGGGTGAAGTCCGCATCCGGCAGCATGCGGTCGGGCTCAACTACATCGACGTCTATTTCCGCACCGGCCTTTATCCGCAGCCGCTGCCCGGCGGGCTCGGGATGGAGGCGGCGGGCGAGGTGACGGCCGTCGGCGACGGCGTGACCGCGTTCAAGGCCGGCGACCGCGTCGCCTACGTCGGCCAGCCGCCGGGCGCATATGCGCAGGAGCGCGTGATGCCGGCCGAGCGCCTGGTCAAGCTGCCGGACGGGATCAGCTACGACGACGCGGCATCCGTGATGCTGCAGGGACTGACCGCGCACTACCTGCTGCGCCGCACGTATCCGGTGAAGGCAGGCGACACGATCCTGATTCATGCGGCCGCGGGCGGCGTCGGCCTGCTCGTGTGCCAATGGGCGAAGGCGCTCGGCGCGACCGTGATCGGCACGGTCGGGTCCGACGAGAAGGCCGCGCTCGCGAAGGCGCACGGCTGCGATCATCCGGTCGTCTACACGCGCGAGAATTTCACGCAGCGCGTAAAGGAGATCACGAACGGTGCAGGTGTACCGGTCGTCTACGATTCGATCGGCAAGGACACCTACATCGGTTCGCTCGACTGTCTCGCGCCGCTCGGCTACTTCGTCAGCTTCGGCAATGCGTCGGGCCCGCTGCCGCCGATCGACTCGAAGGAGTTTTCGTCGCGCGGCTCGCTGTTCTTCACGCGGCCGACGCTGTTCTCGTACATCGCGAAGCGCGCCGATCTCGAAGGCGCGGCTGCCGAGCTGTTCGACGTGATCCTGTCGGGCAAGGTGAAGACCAGCATCAATCAGCGCTATCCGCTCGCCGAAGTCGGCCGCGCGCATGCCGACCTCGAGTCGCGCAAGACGACCGGCTCGACGATCCTCGTTCCCTGA
- the kdpA gene encoding potassium-transporting ATPase subunit KdpA, with protein sequence MNANNLLQTLLFIVVLLAAAVPVARYLTAVMDGSSRAVRVFGPLERALYRIAGVDAGTEMTWKQYALATIAFNAFGALFLYGLLRLQGVLPGNPQQFGAMTVDGAFNTAVSFVTNTNWQDYTPEQTVSYLTQMLGLTVQNFLSAATGIVVVIALIRGFARHTAQTIGNFWVDLTRVTLYVLVPMSVVIAGLLMSQGVIQNMKAYQDVPVLQASTYAAPKLDAQGNPVKDDKGNPVTVPTPLVKQTLAMGPVASQEAIKMLGTNGGGFFNANSAHPYENPTPFTNFVQIFAILIIPAALCLVFGRMIGDRRQGIAVLAAMTVAFAVAVGVEIGAEQRGNPTLAALNVDQSASALQPGGNMEGKETRFGIAQTGIFTVATTAASCGAVDTMHDSLTPLGGLVPMLLMQLGEVIYGGVGSGLYGMLVFALLAVFVAGLMIGRTPEYVGKKIESYEMKMVSIVVLLTPLLVLVGTSIAVLADAGKAGIANPGPHGFSEILYAFSSAANNNGSAFAGLTVGTPFYNWMTAIAMWFGRFGTIVPVLAIAGSLAAKKRIAVTGGTLPTHGPLFVVLLLGTVMLVGALTYVPALALGPGVEHLMMWLGA encoded by the coding sequence ATGAACGCGAACAACCTGTTGCAGACGTTGCTATTCATCGTCGTGCTGCTCGCCGCGGCCGTGCCGGTCGCGCGCTACCTGACCGCCGTGATGGACGGCAGCTCGCGCGCGGTGCGCGTGTTCGGGCCGCTCGAGCGCGCGCTGTACCGGATCGCCGGCGTCGATGCCGGCACCGAAATGACGTGGAAGCAATACGCGCTCGCGACGATCGCGTTCAATGCGTTCGGCGCGCTGTTCCTCTACGGCCTGCTGCGGCTGCAGGGCGTGCTGCCGGGCAACCCGCAGCAGTTCGGCGCGATGACCGTCGACGGTGCATTCAACACGGCCGTCAGCTTCGTCACCAACACGAACTGGCAGGACTACACGCCCGAGCAGACCGTCAGCTACCTGACGCAGATGCTCGGCCTGACCGTGCAGAACTTCCTGTCGGCGGCGACCGGCATCGTCGTCGTGATCGCGCTGATCCGCGGCTTCGCACGTCACACGGCGCAGACGATCGGCAACTTCTGGGTCGACCTCACGCGCGTGACGCTGTACGTGCTCGTGCCGATGTCGGTCGTGATCGCCGGGCTGCTGATGAGCCAGGGCGTGATCCAGAACATGAAGGCGTACCAGGACGTGCCGGTGCTGCAGGCGAGCACCTACGCGGCGCCGAAGCTCGACGCGCAGGGCAATCCGGTGAAGGACGACAAGGGCAATCCGGTCACGGTGCCGACTCCGCTCGTGAAGCAGACGCTCGCGATGGGCCCGGTCGCTTCGCAGGAAGCGATCAAGATGCTCGGCACCAACGGCGGCGGGTTCTTCAACGCGAACTCCGCGCATCCGTACGAGAACCCGACGCCGTTCACGAACTTCGTGCAGATCTTCGCGATCCTGATCATTCCGGCCGCGCTTTGTCTCGTGTTCGGCCGGATGATCGGCGACCGGCGGCAGGGCATCGCGGTGCTCGCGGCGATGACGGTTGCGTTCGCGGTCGCGGTCGGCGTCGAGATCGGTGCCGAGCAGCGCGGCAACCCGACGCTCGCCGCGCTCAACGTCGACCAGTCGGCGAGCGCGCTGCAGCCGGGCGGCAACATGGAAGGCAAGGAAACGCGCTTCGGGATCGCGCAGACCGGCATCTTCACGGTCGCGACGACGGCCGCGTCATGCGGCGCCGTCGACACGATGCACGACTCGCTGACGCCGCTCGGCGGCCTCGTGCCGATGCTGTTGATGCAGCTCGGAGAAGTGATCTACGGCGGCGTCGGCTCCGGCCTCTACGGGATGCTCGTGTTCGCGCTGCTCGCGGTGTTCGTCGCCGGCCTGATGATCGGCCGCACGCCCGAATACGTCGGCAAGAAGATCGAGTCGTACGAGATGAAGATGGTGTCGATCGTCGTGCTGCTCACGCCGCTGCTCGTGCTGGTCGGCACGTCGATCGCCGTGCTCGCCGATGCGGGCAAGGCAGGCATCGCGAACCCGGGCCCGCACGGCTTCTCGGAGATCCTCTATGCGTTCAGCTCGGCCGCCAACAACAACGGCAGTGCGTTCGCGGGCCTGACGGTCGGCACGCCGTTCTACAACTGGATGACCGCGATCGCGATGTGGTTCGGCCGCTTCGGCACGATCGTGCCGGTGCTGGCGATCGCCGGCTCGCTCGCCGCGAAGAAGCGCATCGCGGTGACGGGCGGCACGCTGCCGACACACGGTCCGTTGTTCGTCGTGCTGTTGCTCGGCACCGTGATGCTGGTGGGCGCACTGACCTACGTGCCGGCGCTCGCGCTCGGCCCGGGCGTCGAGCATTTGATGATGTGGCTGGGTGCCTGA
- the kdpF gene encoding K(+)-transporting ATPase subunit F gives MSWMLWLAGASTALLFAYLVFALLRAEDIE, from the coding sequence ATGAGCTGGATGCTTTGGCTGGCCGGCGCCTCGACGGCGCTGCTGTTCGCGTATCTCGTGTTTGCGCTGCTGCGCGCGGAGGACATCGAATGA